One part of the Tolypothrix sp. NIES-4075 genome encodes these proteins:
- a CDS encoding peroxiredoxin has translation MTLRLGDTVPNFTQASTHGNINFYDWAGDSWVVLFSHPADFTPVCTTELGTVAKLKPEFDKRNVKAIALSVDDVDSHKGWVGDIEETQNTTLNYPILADPDRQVSDLYDMIHPNAANTVTVRSVFVIDPDKKLRLSFTYPPSTGRNFDEILRVIDSLQLTDNYSVATPADWKDGEDVVIVPSLKDPEVLKQKFPKGYEEVKPYLRMTPQPNK, from the coding sequence ATGACTCTCCGTCTAGGTGACACAGTACCCAACTTTACGCAAGCCTCTACACACGGCAACATAAATTTTTACGATTGGGCAGGTGATAGCTGGGTAGTGCTATTTTCGCACCCCGCAGACTTTACACCTGTTTGCACCACCGAATTAGGTACAGTTGCCAAACTGAAACCAGAATTTGACAAGCGCAACGTGAAAGCGATCGCTCTTAGCGTTGATGATGTTGACTCCCACAAAGGATGGGTAGGAGATATCGAAGAAACTCAAAACACCACCCTTAACTATCCGATTTTGGCAGATCCAGATCGTCAAGTTTCTGACCTTTACGATATGATCCACCCCAACGCTGCTAATACTGTAACAGTGCGATCAGTCTTCGTTATCGATCCGGATAAAAAACTGCGTCTCAGCTTCACCTATCCCCCCAGCACCGGACGCAACTTTGATGAAATTCTGCGGGTGATTGATTCACTGCAACTAACTGATAACTACAGCGTAGCCACACCAGCTGACTGGAAAGACGGCGAAGATGTCGTAATTGTCCCCTCGCTGAAAGATCCAGAAGTTCTGAAGCAGAAATTCCCCAAAGGTTATGAGGAAGTCAAGCCTTATTTGCGGATGACTCCTCAGCCGAACAAGTAG
- a CDS encoding Uma2 family endonuclease, which translates to MLSSPLILQLPPSMQMTDEQFFEFCQVNSDLRIERNKLGEISIMPPTGSETGNRNFNLAGQLYIWAEKDGTGICFDSSTGFKLSTGADRSPDVSWIKLERWNTLNREQQQRFAPICPDFVIELRSASDNLQPLKDKMEEYMREPGIQLGWLIDRNNRKVYIYRPGQPEECLENPASISGEMVLPGFVLNMNKVW; encoded by the coding sequence ATGCTTTCATCTCCTTTGATATTGCAACTTCCGCCATCAATGCAAATGACAGACGAGCAATTTTTTGAGTTTTGTCAAGTGAATAGTGACTTACGCATTGAGCGGAATAAACTTGGAGAAATATCAATTATGCCCCCAACTGGGTCAGAGACAGGAAATCGTAACTTCAATTTAGCCGGACAGTTATATATTTGGGCAGAAAAAGATGGTACAGGTATTTGTTTTGACTCCAGCACGGGATTCAAGTTATCAACAGGTGCGGATCGTTCTCCTGATGTTTCCTGGATTAAGTTAGAACGGTGGAATACTCTTAACCGCGAACAGCAGCAAAGGTTTGCACCAATTTGTCCAGATTTTGTAATTGAACTCAGATCAGCTTCTGATAACCTGCAACCTTTGAAGGATAAAATGGAAGAATATATGAGGGAACCTGGAATACAACTAGGCTGGTTGATTGACCGCAACAATCGCAAAGTTTATATTTATCGTCCGGGTCAACCAGAAGAATGTCTAGAAAATCCTGCTAGTATTAGTGGCGAGATGGTATTACCTGGATTTGTTCTTAATATGAATAAAGTTTGGTAA